The Miscanthus floridulus cultivar M001 chromosome 6, ASM1932011v1, whole genome shotgun sequence genomic interval TCTTGACACTAAATCGCCCATGATTATTATAGTGCCATGCAATTAAATTGTCCTTGCCTTCATGGACTGGAAGAGCCAAATACAACTAAAATATTGAGACAATGATAAAGATAGTGATGGATCATATTCCGATTGCTCGGTATATgcatgaaagtagcacatgtgcttacatagaatggttatcTAATGAACCTAATATGACCGTTAAAACCTTGAATATAAGGGTGCACTATTATTAGTAGGATTTCACCGGGACATGGAAAATTTCTATATTTCCTATATTTATTTAATACAGATAAATTAATTTATGTTATTTTTATCATAGTGCTGTGATTAAAATAAAAAGTCTTAGCGGAGAGATGCCTTAGGCCGTTGACCAGTCCTTTACATCAATGGCCACCTGACTCCTCTGACAGCTCCATGCCAATCGCATTTGCATGTCAACCATTACTCCGCTCCTCGCTATCTCAGCCCCCGCATCCCTCTCCGTCCCCAAAATCCCGATGGCCTCGGCTCCGCACGGCGACGCGCCCGAGGAAAGGAACGCCGCGGCGCCGGCGAAGCGCGCCAGCGCACCGATCACAGAAGCTGGTATCGGCGCCGAGTTCGCGCACCACGACGGCACCGTGGCCCGCGTCAACAACGGCACCTTCGGGTGCTGCCCGGCCTCGGTCCTcgcggcgcgggcgcggtggcAGCGGCTGTTCCTCTCGGAGCCCGACGCGTTCTACTTCGACTCCCTCCAGCCGGGGCTCGCCCGCTCGCGTGCCGCCGTGGCGGCTGCCGTCGGGGCGTGTGACGCCTCCGAGGTATCCCTCGTCGACAACGCTACCACGGCCGCGGCCATCATCATGCAGCACGTGGCCTGGAGCTTCGCGGAGGGTGCCTTCGCGCGCGGCGACGTGGTGCTGATGCTCCACTACACCTACAGTTCCGTCAAGAACTCCATCCACGCGTACGTGGTCCGCGCGGGGGCCACCGTCGTCGAGGTGCCGCTCCCGTTCCCCGGCGCCTCGCCGGGCGCCGTCGTCGCCGAGTTCCGCGCCGCGCTCGCGCTCGCCAAGGCCGGGGGCCGCAGCGTCCGCCTCGCCGTCATCGACCACATCACCTCCATGCCCAGCGTCCTCCTCCCCGTGAAGGAGCTCGTCGCCATCTGCCGCGAGGAGGGCGTGGACAAGGTCT includes:
- the LOC136458131 gene encoding putative L-cysteine desulfhydrase 2 isoform X2; the encoded protein is MSTITPLLAISAPASLSVPKIPMASAPHGDAPEERNAAAPAKRASAPITEAGIGAEFAHHDGTVARVNNGTFGCCPASVLAARARWQRLFLSEPDAFYFDSLQPGLARSRAAVAAAVGACDASEVSLVDNATTAAAIIMQHVAWSFAEGAFARGDVVLMLHYTYSSVKNSIHAYVVRAGATVVEVPLPFPGASPGAVVAEFRAALALAKAGGRSVRLAVIDHITSMPSVLLPVKELVAICREEGVDKVFVDGAHAIGQVPIDVRDIGTDFYTSNLHKWFFCPSAVAFLHIRKDDPIASQLHHPVVSSEYGNGLPMESAWIGVRDYSAQLVVPDAVDFMSRFEGGIEGISRRNHDKVIEMGTMLAEAWGTFLGSPPEMCGSMAMVGLPGCLGIESNGDAMRVRDMLRNEFKVEVPIFHNSRSVEEGQEMAKDAKGDQVTGYVRISHQVYNVREEYEALRDAVHKLVRDGFSCSKLRPSGKLHKRAVAVVESWFHYGR
- the LOC136458131 gene encoding putative L-cysteine desulfhydrase 2 isoform X3 — its product is MSTITPLLAISAPASLSVPKIPMASAPHGDAPEERNAAAPAKRASAPITEAGIGAEFAHHDGTVARVNNGTFGCCPASVLAARARWQRLFLSEPDAFYFDSLQPGLARSRAAVAAAVGACDASEVSLVDNATTAAAIIMQHVAWSFAEGAFARGDVVLMLHYTYSSVKNSIHAYVVRAGATVVEVPLPFPGASPGAVVAEFRAALALAKAGGRSVRLAVIDHITSMPSVLLPVKELVAICREEGVDKVFVDGAHAIGQVPIDVRDIGTDFYTSNLHKWFFCPSAVAFLHIRKDDPIASQLHHPVVSSEYGNGLPMESAWIGVRDYSAQLVVPDAVDFMSRFEGGIEGISRRNHDKVIEMGTMLAEAWGTFLGSPPEMCGSMAMVGLPGCLGIESNGDAMRVRDMLRNEFKVEVPIFHNSRSVEEGQEMAKDAKGDQVTGYVRISHQVYNVREEYEALRDAVHKLVRDGFSCSKLRPSGKGKA